CGGTGCAGGCGGCCGCGGCGATCGGGCAGAACGTGCTCATGAACCGCTACCAGCGCAGCCTCAACCGCTTCGAGATCGTCGCGGCGCAGGTGCTGCTGTCGGCGAGCGACATGAGCGTCGACCAGCACCGCGTCAACGCGTTCAACGCGCTCGAGCGCCTGCTGGAGCTCGGCATGCTGCCGATCGTCAACGAGAACGACACCGTCGCGACCCACGAGATCAACTTCGGCGACAACGACCAGCTCGCGGCGCTCGTCGCGCGCCTCGTGCACGCCGACCGCCTCGTGCTGCTCAGCGACGTCGACGCGCTCTACACGGCCCCTCCCGGCACGCCCGGCGCCGAGCGCATCGCGCACGTCGCGCACGGCGACGCCCTCGACGGCGTCACGTTGGGCGTCTCGCAGAGCCTCGTGGGCACCGGGGGAGCGGGCACGAAGGTCGACGCCGCCCGCCTCGCTGCCGACGCGGGCGTCGAGGTGCTGCTCACGGCCACCCGACTGTTCGCCGGGGCCCTCGCGGGCGAGGACCACGGCACGGTGTTCGCGCCGCGCGCGCAGGCTGCGATTCGCACGGCATGAGCGCAGCCGACGCGGTGCCCGACGTGCGCGAGCTCGTCGCCACCGACGTCGACGCCATCGTGGCGCTGTGGCACGAGGCGGGCCTCACACGGCCGTGGAACCCGCCGCACGACGACGTGGCCCTCGCGCTCGCCGGGCCCTCGTCGACGATCCTCGGCATCGACGTCGACGGCGTGCTCGCCGCGACGGCGCTCGCCGGGCACGACGGCCACCGCGGCTGGCTGTACTACGTGGCCGTGGCGGATGCGCACCGCGGCACGGGCCTCGGACGCGCGGTCGTGACGGCGGCGGAGGCGTGGCTGTCGCGCCGCGACATCCGCAAGGTGCAGCTCATGGTGCGCGCGGGCAATCCCGCTGCCGGGCTCTACGAGCACCTGGGCTACGAGCGCCAGGACGTCACGGTGCTGGGGCGCTGGCTCGACGCCTAGGATCGGATCGTGACCGACCTCGCGACGCTGCTGCACGCCTCTCGACGCGCCGCGAGGGTGCTCGCCGTGGCGGGCACCGAGCCGCGGAAGGCGGCGATCCTCGCGATCGCCGAC
The sequence above is a segment of the Agrococcus jejuensis genome. Coding sequences within it:
- the proB gene encoding glutamate 5-kinase: MTDVAHVDEVAVPERIVVKVGSSSISGDNRGQIETLVDDIAALRARADVILVSSGSIATGLPFLGLEQRPADLPTVQAAAAIGQNVLMNRYQRSLNRFEIVAAQVLLSASDMSVDQHRVNAFNALERLLELGMLPIVNENDTVATHEINFGDNDQLAALVARLVHADRLVLLSDVDALYTAPPGTPGAERIAHVAHGDALDGVTLGVSQSLVGTGGAGTKVDAARLAADAGVEVLLTATRLFAGALAGEDHGTVFAPRAQAAIRTA
- a CDS encoding GNAT family acetyltransferase, with product MSAADAVPDVRELVATDVDAIVALWHEAGLTRPWNPPHDDVALALAGPSSTILGIDVDGVLAATALAGHDGHRGWLYYVAVADAHRGTGLGRAVVTAAEAWLSRRDIRKVQLMVRAGNPAAGLYEHLGYERQDVTVLGRWLDA